One Streptomyces sp. R28 DNA window includes the following coding sequences:
- a CDS encoding non-reducing end alpha-L-arabinofuranosidase family hydrolase, which yields MLLLDQNRYHRRRPATRRVLAAAVVLAAAAAAVPLIALAEDAPKAGTPTVAADAAAAGGRYFGTAVASGRLGDSTYSTLLDREFNMITPENEMKWDATEPSRGSFNFAPADRIVNHASAHGQKMRGHTLVWHSQLPGWVSSIRDANTLRSVMNNHITTVMNRYKGKIHSWDVVNEAFADGGSGQHRSSVFQDVLGNGFIEEAFRTARKADPSAKLCYNDYNIENWSDAKTQGVYRMVKDFKSRGVPIDCVGLQSHFGADGPPASFQTTLSNFAALGVDVQITELDIAQASAGAYANAVKACLNVARCTGITVWGIRDSDSWRTGANPLLFDSSGNKKPAYNAVLTALSGSSGGSSSSGSTPGGVITSGTVYTLSNAAAGRVLDQPAGYNGNGTPLQVWGASGASNQQWRASRNSDGSYTLTNAASGRVLDEPANRTGNGTRTTIQDSKGGANQHWRASRNSDGSYTLTNAASGRALEIPGGKTANGTPVQVWASNGGANQHWNFKPTAAPKSDTCALPSTYRWTSTGPLAQPANGQVALKDFATVKYNGKNLVYATTSDGTKWGSTAFSPFTNWSDMGAATQTAMNEPAVAPELFYLSTKNIWVQVSQWSQWPLYYRTSSDPTNPNGWSAKQPLFTGSLPDGPEPGQKNSPIDPTLIADDQNMYLFFAADNGKIYRASMPLGNFPSSFGSSYTTVMSDTRDKLFEAPEVYKVKGQNQYLMIVEAMGKDRYFRSFTAPSLDGPWTVQAGSESSPFAGTANSGSPWAKGVSHGDMLRDNPDQTMTIDPCNLQFLYQGLPKDTPENTDYLKMPYRPGLLTLQR from the coding sequence ATGCTGTTGCTAGATCAGAACCGCTATCATCGCCGCCGTCCGGCAACCCGCCGCGTGCTCGCCGCCGCCGTGGTTCTCGCCGCCGCGGCTGCCGCCGTACCGCTGATAGCCCTGGCCGAAGACGCGCCGAAGGCCGGCACGCCGACCGTGGCCGCTGATGCGGCGGCCGCCGGCGGCCGCTACTTCGGCACGGCAGTGGCCTCGGGCAGGCTCGGCGACTCGACGTACTCCACCCTTCTCGACCGGGAATTCAACATGATCACCCCGGAGAACGAGATGAAGTGGGACGCCACCGAACCCTCCCGCGGGTCGTTCAACTTCGCCCCCGCCGACAGGATCGTCAACCACGCCTCCGCGCACGGCCAGAAGATGCGCGGCCACACCCTGGTCTGGCACTCCCAACTGCCCGGCTGGGTCAGCTCCATCAGGGACGCGAACACGCTGCGCAGCGTGATGAACAACCACATCACCACCGTGATGAACCGCTACAAGGGCAAGATCCACTCCTGGGACGTGGTCAACGAGGCGTTCGCCGACGGCGGCAGTGGTCAGCACCGCAGTTCGGTGTTCCAGGACGTGCTGGGCAACGGCTTCATCGAAGAGGCCTTCCGCACCGCCCGGAAGGCCGACCCCTCGGCCAAGCTCTGCTACAACGACTACAACATCGAGAACTGGTCCGACGCCAAGACCCAGGGCGTCTACCGCATGGTCAAGGACTTCAAGTCCCGCGGTGTGCCCATCGACTGCGTCGGCCTCCAGAGCCACTTCGGCGCCGACGGCCCGCCCGCCAGTTTCCAGACCACGCTGTCGAACTTCGCCGCCCTCGGCGTGGATGTCCAGATCACCGAGCTCGACATCGCCCAGGCGTCCGCCGGCGCGTACGCCAACGCCGTCAAGGCCTGCCTGAACGTCGCCCGCTGCACGGGCATCACGGTGTGGGGCATCCGCGACAGCGACTCCTGGCGCACCGGTGCGAACCCGCTGCTGTTCGACAGCAGCGGCAACAAGAAGCCCGCCTACAACGCGGTGCTCACCGCCCTGAGCGGCAGCAGCGGCGGCAGCAGCAGCAGCGGCAGCACGCCGGGCGGGGTCATCACCTCCGGCACCGTCTACACGCTCTCCAACGCGGCCGCCGGACGCGTTCTCGACCAGCCCGCGGGATATAACGGCAACGGCACCCCGCTCCAGGTGTGGGGCGCCAGCGGTGCCTCCAACCAGCAGTGGCGGGCCAGCCGGAACAGCGACGGCTCCTACACGCTGACCAACGCCGCCAGCGGCCGGGTACTGGACGAGCCGGCCAACCGGACGGGCAACGGGACGAGGACGACGATCCAGGACTCCAAGGGCGGTGCCAACCAGCACTGGCGGGCCAGCCGGAACAGCGACGGCTCCTACACGCTGACCAACGCCGCCAGCGGCCGGGCGCTGGAGATCCCCGGCGGCAAGACCGCCAACGGCACTCCCGTCCAGGTCTGGGCCTCCAACGGCGGCGCCAACCAGCACTGGAACTTCAAGCCGACCGCGGCGCCGAAGAGCGACACGTGCGCTCTCCCGTCGACCTACCGGTGGACCTCGACGGGTCCGCTGGCACAGCCGGCGAACGGGCAGGTCGCGCTGAAGGACTTCGCCACCGTGAAGTACAACGGCAAGAACCTGGTCTACGCGACCACCTCCGACGGAACGAAGTGGGGCTCGACGGCGTTCAGTCCCTTCACGAACTGGTCGGACATGGGGGCGGCCACCCAGACCGCGATGAACGAGCCCGCGGTGGCGCCCGAACTGTTCTACCTCTCAACCAAGAACATCTGGGTGCAGGTGTCCCAGTGGAGTCAGTGGCCGCTCTACTACCGCACGTCCAGCGACCCCACCAACCCCAACGGCTGGTCCGCCAAGCAGCCGCTGTTCACCGGCAGCCTCCCCGACGGCCCCGAGCCGGGCCAGAAGAACTCCCCGATCGACCCGACCCTGATCGCCGACGACCAGAACATGTACCTGTTCTTCGCCGCTGACAACGGCAAGATCTACCGGGCGAGCATGCCGCTCGGGAACTTCCCCAGCAGCTTCGGCTCCTCGTACACCACGGTCATGAGCGACACGAGGGACAAGCTGTTCGAGGCGCCGGAGGTCTACAAGGTCAAGGGGCAGAACCAGTACCTCATGATCGTCGAGGCGATGGGCAAGGACCGCTACTTCCGCTCGTTCACCGCCCCCAGCCTGGACGGTCCGTGGACCGTCCAGGCCGGCAGCGAGAGCAGCCCCTTCGCGGGCACTGCCAACAGCGGTTCCCCCTGGGCCAAGGGCGTCAGCCACGGTGACATGCTCCGCGACAACCCCGACCAGACCATGACCATCGACCCCTGCAACCTGCAGTTCCTCTATCAGGGCCTCCCCAAAGACACACCGGAGAACACCGACTACCTGAAAATGCCGTACCGGCCGGGTCTGCTCACCCTGCAGCGCTGA
- a CDS encoding CopG family transcriptional regulator: MSMKRTNVYADPEDLAIIKEAAKRRGISEAEIIRQGIHLAAMANRVWDEPLFSRTFEGPGRTLSKPEVRDTVAEAVRREDGPGSGSAA; encoded by the coding sequence ATGTCCATGAAGCGCACCAACGTCTACGCCGACCCCGAGGACCTGGCCATCATCAAGGAGGCCGCCAAGCGCCGAGGTATAAGCGAGGCCGAGATCATCCGCCAGGGCATCCACCTTGCAGCCATGGCGAACCGGGTCTGGGACGAGCCGCTGTTCTCACGCACCTTCGAGGGGCCGGGGCGCACGCTGTCCAAGCCGGAGGTCCGGGACACGGTCGCCGAGGCCGTCCGGCGTGAGGACGGCCCGGGCTCCGGATCCGCCGCGTGA
- a CDS encoding PIN domain-containing protein codes for MIIVIADTSSLLAALDSAHAEHRAANEAIMAAGLLVMSPLLLAELDHVATRELGREAALSAVDDLRRWMSRGRVVMPEITEDHLGAAQSVRVRYRALDLDLADAVNVALAADYDTDAILTLDRRDFRAVRPLGRYKAFRVLPDDLPL; via the coding sequence GTGATCATTGTCATCGCCGATACGTCCAGCCTTCTGGCAGCCCTGGACTCGGCTCATGCGGAACACCGGGCGGCGAACGAGGCGATCATGGCGGCGGGCCTTCTGGTCATGTCCCCGCTCCTGCTGGCCGAACTGGATCACGTGGCGACGCGTGAGCTCGGCAGGGAGGCTGCCCTCAGCGCGGTCGACGACCTGCGGCGCTGGATGAGCCGGGGTCGTGTCGTCATGCCGGAGATCACGGAGGACCACCTGGGTGCCGCCCAGTCTGTCCGTGTCCGCTACCGCGCGCTGGACCTCGACCTCGCCGACGCGGTGAACGTGGCGCTTGCCGCCGACTACGACACGGACGCGATTCTCACCCTCGACCGACGAGACTTCCGGGCCGTACGCCCGTTGGGCCGCTACAAGGCGTTCCGGGTACTCCCCGACGACCTCCCGCTCTGA